A genome region from Vigna unguiculata cultivar IT97K-499-35 unplaced genomic scaffold, ASM411807v1 contig_678, whole genome shotgun sequence includes the following:
- the LOC114172675 gene encoding uncharacterized protein LOC114172675: MQSLKSHHAVSSSLFNQFSYQSMTFFLSFSTKSRCLHFNETTSIIDYLNSDLQFSRTQSLYVSKRVSGCRFPQNPLSVLTFFKQIGFSQSQILSLIRQRPQILFTNVEKILRPKIQLFQMSGFQGYELCSFISKNPSILTHSLKKTLVPSVEAIRKIVYDQKDFILVLHRCGWILPKYKRIMENVVFLESCGILGTHLSLLLKLHPRLFVAQRSTIENNVSRAVDLGFRENSRMLVHAIHTLSCLSDKTFERKLKLINCFGFSKDEGLQMFKRTPTLFRTSEKKLKVGMKFFLHTVMLPKSVLIHQPKILMYTWRIACFLDIKSSNC; this comes from the coding sequence ATGCAGTCTCTCAAGTCACACCATGCTGTTTCATCTTCTCTTTTCAATCAATTCTCTTATCAGTCTATGACATTCTTCCTATCTTTCTCAACCAAAAGCCGTTGCCTACACTTCAACGAAACCACTTCAATAATTGATTACCTGAATTCCGACTTGCAGTTCTCCAGAACCCAATCCCTTTATGTCTCCAAACGTGTTTCAGGGTGCAGATTCCCTCAAAACCCCTTATCAGTGCTCACTTTCTTCAAACAAATAGGCTTTTCCCAAAGCCAGATTCTCTCCCTGATTCGTCAAAGACCCCAGATACTGTTTACAAACGTTGAGAAAATCTTGAGACCCAAAATTCAGCTCTTTCAGATGTCTGGATTCCAGGGTTACGAGTTATGCAGCTTCATTTCAAAGAATCCCTCCATTTTGACTCATAGCTTGAAGAAAACATTGGTCCCCTCAGTTGAAGCTATTAGGAAAATTGTCTACGACCAGAAagattttattcttgttttgcaCAGATGTGGCTGGATACTCCCAAAGTACAAAAGAATTATGGAGAATGTCGTCTTCTTGGAGAGTTGTGGCATTCTTGGGACTCATCTTTCATTGCTACTCAAACTTCATCCAAGGCTTTTCGTTGCACAGCGGTCTACTATTGAAAACAATGTTTCTCGAGCTGTAGACTTGGGTTTCCGTGAAAATTCAAGAATGCTTGTCCATGCAATTCATACATTAAGTTGTTTGAGCGATAAAACATTTGAGagaaagttgaaactaattaattgttttggtttttcGAAGGATGAGGGCCTGCAAATGTTCAAGAGAACCCCGACTTTGTTTAGAACATCAGAGAAGAAGTTGAAAGTTGGAATGAAATTCTTCTTGCATACAGTTATGCTGCCCAAGTCAGTCCTTATTCACCAGCCTAAGATTTTAATGTACACATGGAGGATCGCGTGCTTCCTCGATATAAAGTCTTCCAACTGTTGA